In the Paraburkholderia acidisoli genome, one interval contains:
- a CDS encoding sugar porter family MFS transporter, producing the protein MGTYASSTHTGLHGSARTRVFMTCAMAALAGLLFGLDIGVIAGALPFIAKDFQVSDHLQEWIVSSMMVGAAVGALAAGGLSFWLGRKYSLLLGAALFIVGSLLCASAPNPAFLIGARLVLGVAVGIATFTAPLYLSEIAPGQVRGAMVSAYQLMVTVGILVAFLSDTAFASSGAWRWMLGVVAIPAGIFLLGVLALPNSPRWLMMKNRNDEARKVLNSVRPETAVVEQEMKDIARQLQVKEQGFSLLRKNRDFRRSLALGIGLQVVQQLTGINVVMYYAPRIFGLAGYSGHQAQLWGTVIVGVVNVVATFIAIGLVDRWGRRPILLTGFGVMTVGMGALGWLLHLGVSTHAEQLFAVAMLLIFIAGFAMSAGPMIWILCSEIQPIKGRDFGIAASTFTNWVANTVVGATFLTLLNSLGHAQTFWLYAVLNAAFIAFTFFFVPETRGVPLEKIEENLLAGKPLREIGR; encoded by the coding sequence ATGGGCACTTACGCCTCATCTACCCACACCGGGCTGCACGGCAGCGCGCGCACGCGCGTTTTCATGACCTGCGCGATGGCCGCGCTCGCGGGCTTGCTGTTCGGTCTCGACATCGGCGTGATCGCGGGCGCGTTGCCGTTCATCGCCAAAGACTTTCAGGTCAGCGACCACCTGCAGGAATGGATCGTCAGTTCGATGATGGTGGGCGCCGCCGTGGGCGCGCTCGCGGCGGGCGGCCTTTCGTTCTGGCTCGGCCGCAAATATTCGCTGCTGCTCGGCGCGGCGTTGTTCATCGTCGGTTCGCTGCTGTGCGCGAGCGCGCCGAATCCCGCGTTCCTGATTGGCGCGCGGCTCGTGCTGGGCGTGGCCGTGGGTATCGCCACGTTCACGGCGCCGCTCTATCTCTCGGAAATCGCGCCGGGGCAGGTGCGCGGCGCGATGGTGTCCGCGTATCAGCTGATGGTGACGGTGGGCATTCTGGTGGCGTTTCTCTCCGATACGGCCTTCGCTTCGTCGGGCGCCTGGCGCTGGATGCTGGGCGTGGTGGCGATTCCGGCCGGCATCTTTCTGCTGGGTGTGCTCGCGCTGCCGAACAGCCCGCGCTGGCTCATGATGAAGAACCGCAACGACGAAGCGCGCAAGGTGCTCAACAGCGTGCGGCCGGAAACGGCCGTGGTCGAGCAGGAAATGAAAGACATCGCGCGCCAGTTGCAGGTCAAGGAGCAGGGCTTCTCGCTGCTGCGCAAGAACCGCGACTTCCGCCGCTCGCTCGCGCTCGGCATTGGCTTGCAGGTCGTGCAGCAGCTCACCGGCATCAACGTGGTGATGTACTACGCACCGCGCATTTTCGGCCTCGCGGGCTACAGCGGCCATCAGGCGCAGCTGTGGGGCACCGTGATCGTGGGCGTGGTCAACGTGGTGGCGACGTTCATCGCCATCGGCCTCGTGGATCGCTGGGGCCGCCGCCCGATTCTGCTCACGGGCTTCGGCGTCATGACGGTGGGCATGGGCGCGCTCGGCTGGCTCCTGCATCTCGGCGTTTCCACGCACGCAGAGCAGCTCTTTGCCGTGGCGATGCTGCTCATCTTCATCGCGGGGTTTGCCATGTCGGCGGGCCCGATGATCTGGATCCTGTGTTCGGAGATCCAGCCGATCAAGGGCCGCGACTTCGGCATTGCGGCTTCGACGTTCACGAACTGGGTCGCGAATACCGTGGTGGGCGCAACGTTTCTCACGCTGCTCAACTCGCTCGGTCACGCGCAGACCTTCTGGCTCTACGCCGTGCTGAACGCCGCGTTCATCGCGTTCACGTTCTTCTTCGTGCCGGAAACGCGCGGCGTGCCGCTCGAAAAGATCGAAGAAAATCTGCTGGCGGGCAAGCCGCTGCGCGAGATCGGGCGGTAA